A stretch of DNA from Cellulomonas fengjieae:
GCCGTGGACGCGGGCGTCTGGGTCTTCGGCGGAGGGCTGGGCAGGCAGCAGGCCAGCATCGTGGCCACGGACGGGACCGTCACCGACGGCCCGTTCCCGGAGACCAAGGAGGTCATCGGCGGACTCGTGGTCGTCGAGGTGCCCTCCCGCCAGGAGGCGCTGGGGTGGGCCGCCAAGTTCGCCGCCGCGTGCACCTCCGCGCAGGAGGTCCGCGAGCTCCTGCCCGACCCGGAGCTGGACGCGATGCTCGGGGCGCGGCAGCGCTGACGCCGACGGCGAGCGGCTCCACGCGGAGCCGCTCGCCTCGGCACGTCAGTCGTCGAGGACGCTCGACGGACCTCCTACAGTGGCGAGCAGGAGGCGCGCATGCCGGGTATCCGGACCGACCGTGGGCTCGACCGCCTGGTCAACTTCACGGACGCATCGGTCGCGATCGCGATCACGCTGCTCGTCCTGCCCCTGATCGACCTCGTCACGGACGGCACCGAGCGCTCGGCCGGGAGCCTGCTCACGCAGGAGGGCGGGACGTTCCTCGCGTTCGGCATCAGCTTCGTCGTGATCGCGAGCTTCTGGGTGGGGCACCACCGGGTCTTCGAGCACCTGCAGGACTACTCGAAGGCCATGCTCTGGGCCAACTTCCTGTGGCTCGCGAGCATCGTGTTCATCCCCTTCACCACCCAGCTGCTCGCCGACGAGGGCACCGACGACCCCGCCGTCAACGCCCTCTACATCTCGACGATGGTGGTGACCACAGGCAGCCTGGCGCTGATCGAGTGGCTGGCGGTCCGCGACACCGAGCTCCAGCGGCCCGAGGTGCGGGGCACCCTCAGCCCCGCGGTGCCCTGGTGGCGCTGGGGCTCCTGCTCGTCGCGCTCGTGCTCGCCGTGGTCGTACCGGCCGTCGGGATGTTCTGGCTGTTCCTGCTGTTCCTGTCCACGCCACTGAACCGACTGGCCCGGCGCCGCACCCGTGGCGAGCGCGACCAGACGTCCTAGACCGCTTCCCGCCGCTTC
This window harbors:
- a CDS encoding TMEM175 family protein — its product is MPGIRTDRGLDRLVNFTDASVAIAITLLVLPLIDLVTDGTERSAGSLLTQEGGTFLAFGISFVVIASFWVGHHRVFEHLQDYSKAMLWANFLWLASIVFIPFTTQLLADEGTDDPAVNALYISTMVVTTGSLALIEWLAVRDTELQRPEVRGTLSPAVPWWRWGSCSSRSCSPWSYRPSGCSGCSCCSCPRH
- a CDS encoding YciI family protein; amino-acid sequence: MARYVISFDDGAMDHISDADLPDVGKAAHAVIQEAVDAGVWVFGGGLGRQQASIVATDGTVTDGPFPETKEVIGGLVVVEVPSRQEALGWAAKFAAACTSAQEVRELLPDPELDAMLGARQR